The genomic segment AGAAAGATGGCATGGTGCAGAAGATGGCCCatggctccagctcctccctgtaTCTGCAGGTACACGAGGCCGAGGGGACGGGCTGAGCTGGGGGGAAGGAGGTGGGGCAGCCGAGGGTTTGAGCTGTGCTCTGCTAGGCCAGGGGGTTGGCTGCATTGCCGACGCCCAGAATGTCATGGAGATTTGTAAAAGAACCTGAACAATCACCTGGATCTTGGGTTTGAGGCTGGGGTCTCgtggctccagctcctccctgtgtcTGCAGGTGCACGAGGCCGAGGGGACGGGGTGAggtgggacagcccaggggtTTGAGCCGTGCTCAGCTAGGCCAGGGGGTTGTGTGCATTGCAGACACCCAGAATGTAATGGAGATCTCTAGAAAAAACTCAGCAAACACCTGGATCCTGGGTTtgaagctgtgctgctctgaaagACTCCAGAGTTTGTGTTTAATGCAAATCTGCTGTGATAACTTGGGGAAGCCCAGGGCAGGTGCAGGCTGTGCAGTTCTTGGCAGCTGCAGGTTAAAGAGCACTCCTTCCTGGGAGAGCTTGGAGGAATTCCATCCTGGGTGCCTTGGAAGAGGAAATCAGTGTCTTGATTTATAGGAAGCCAGCGCTTAAAGTTCTTTCAGAAACAAGCATCAATTGGTAGCACATCAtgagctggttttattttttaataaatatctgTTTAAGTTAATCTCTTCAAAGAGTATAAATTAGGGAGTACATATCACTGTGGAAGTGTCCTTTTTAAGTTTGAAGCTGTGTATGTTTGAAGAATAAGTAGCTCTGGAAAGACATTGAAAGACAATCTAATTAATTCCCTTGTCAAGAAGCAGCCCCGAGTATAAATCAGCGTTCCTGGTTCaaacagccacagcctgctcagTGTTTGCTGTGTTCTCCCCAGCCAGCTGCTCTTATTTCAGTGTTCATTGCCACCCTGCTGTCTCAGAACAGgatccctgcctgtgccagctccccgtggcccgggagctgctcctgACTTGTTCTCAGGGAAGGATTAGGCTGAAATACCAGGGGCAGGAGTCAGAGCCTCACCTTCCTGCTtcgctggagctgcagggagggcaggtgtGCAGGAGGAGCTTTGAAGGCCCCGGGCGGAGCTGAAGGTGGGGAAGAGCCCGCAGCTCTGGCTgggatggcagtgctgggagcagctggcacaggtgccaaCAGCACGGattgttttgctgctgcagggaggagggcaaagggcagagctgagctgagtgCCAGGGTCACtgtggagcaggcagagcccctctgctgtcccaggggatggcacagagctgagctgagtgCCAGGGTCActctggagcaggcagagcccctctgctgtcccggggatggcacagagctgagctgagtgCCAGGGTCActctggagcaggcagagcccctcTGCTGTCCTGGGGATGGCACGGAGCTgagctgagtgccagggctgtgccaagggcaggcagagcccctctgctgtcccggggatggcacagagctgagctgctgctgtgggtgaggaGCCTGGGCCCATCCTCAGTGACCCAAatctgcagagctggagtccTCAGTCAGCCTcgtgtgctgtgctttgccgCTGGCGCAGATGTGCGGGTGGATTTTGTTGTCTGAACTCTCACAGTGTCTGCACGTGCAGCTCCTGTGACTGTGTTGGTGCCTTCTTGGCAGGGGaggctccctgctctcctgagaTACCTTAATCTCACAGTTCCTGACTACAAACCCTAAATAAGGCATTTCTTAGCTCTAAAATAGATTTAAAGAAGGTATCTGTAAATTACTACCATTTTTCTCTAGAAGAGGtcactttttaaaagcatttcaaaatgcCTGTCTAGATATTAACACACCCCTTCATTTTTGAAAGCCAGTTTGATTTAGCATCCATTGGTTTACTACTAACAGAAATAATTGCAGGACTTTCCTTCCAGAGCCACCTCAGAGGAGCTGAAGAGGCAAATGCAGTGGTGTAAACAGGATTAGCAAAATGATTGCAGGTTTTACTTTGCTTTCTGTGTGGAGCAGCTGTAAGAACTGGCTGTTCCTGAAGATACCCTGTGGGTAATGATGGTGGGAAGGGTGTTCTGTGCTCAGCCGTGCCTGCAGATCAGTGTTCTCCTGAGTTCAGGATCCTGTGTTAACTTGCTGGAAGTCATGGATGTGTCAGGAATGGAGACAGGCTTTAAAAATCTCTCCTGGATAAATGCAGCTGTGTGGAGTTGCTTGTGAGACTTTGTTTGTCCCGAAGAGCTGTTGGCAAAGTGGGTGGGACGGGCTTTGTCAGGGTGGGACGCTGTCCAGCTGGGACAGATGGGAGGGCAATGGCCACTGCTATCTCTAAAACCTCTGTTATCAGGGtcgagctctgctgctgggcagcagcctgaGCTTGATACGCTCCACACCAGGGAAGATAAGGAGGCTGGCAAATAtattgtgattttgtttttttctctcttttacaTAACAACATTTGCATCGTGTTTTCTTTGCCCCGTTGCAATACCTTGCTCTGTGGATTGTCGAGGGGAGGGTCAGACAGAgtggtctgggttggaagggatcctaAACCCCATCTcattcccatgggcagggacaccttgcactcTGCCAGGTGGcaccagcctggccttgggcacttgcagggctccaggggcagccacagcttctctgggcacccgtgccctctgcagccccgcagggaacaattcctgctgTGTGACTAACCCAAATTTCCCCTCTCTGTGAAGATCCCGACTCCATGCACTTTCCCATCAAACCCTTCCCTTCACACCATCCCCGGGTGCTCACATCCCCTCCTCTCCTCGCTGCAGCTCGTGGAGACCTCGCTGAAAGGAGAAATAGCCTTTGACCCCCGCAGCGCCTACTACCTGTGGTTCGTGATGGATTTCTGCGACGGCGGCGACATGAACGAGTACCTGCTGTCGCGCAAGCCCAGCCGCAAGACCAACACCAGCTtcatgctgcagctcagcagcgcCCTGGCCTTCCTGCACAAGAACCAGATCATCCACCGCGACCTCAAGCCCGACAACATCCTCATCTCGCAGGGCCGCGCGCCCGCCGAGCCCACGCTGAAGGTGGCGGATTTCGGCCTCAGCAAGGTGTGCTCGGCCTCGGGCCACAGCGCCGAGGAGCCCGTCAGCGTCAACAAGTGCTTCCTGTCCACCGCCTGCGGCACCGACTTCTACATGGCCCCCGAGGTGTGGGAGGGCCACTACACGGCCAAGGCCGACATCTTCGCCCTGGGCATCATCATCTGGGCCATGCTGGAGAGGATCACCTTCGTGGACACGGAGACCaagaaggagctgctgggcagctaCGTGCGGCAGGGCGCGGCCATCGTGCCCGTGGGCGAGGCGCTGCTGGAGAACCCCAAGATGGAGCTGCTCATCCCCGTCAAGAAGAAGTCCATGAACGCCAGGATGAAGCAGCTGATCAAGGAGATGCTGGCGGCCAACCCGCAGGACCGGCCCGACGCCTTCGAGCTGGAGCTGCGGCTGGTCAACATCGCcttcagggacagcagctgggacaCGTGAGGGCGTCCTGCGGGGGCGCTTAGCACCTCGCTGCCGACGGGAATGTGGAGCTGGCCGGTGTGAAAGCCCTGAGGGtgttcctggggctgggcacgTCGCAAGAGCCAACACTACTTGATTTCCAGCACTCTGTCACAGAGTGTCCCACACATTCCAGTTTCCTATGTCAGTATTAGGAACTCTcgtggaaaaagaaaaaaaaggaggaaaaatagatTTGCATGCTGGCAGTGCAAATCTTGAGGCTTTGTAATGTAGTCtgtgtatatatttatgtatctGAGTGACTGGGAGTGTGTGGCACTTAAATTATTTGCTGTGGGTCTGGATGATTGGGGTCTGCTAGAAATCTGGGTGAAGAAAGTGAGTGAGAAAAACTCCTTCCTCCCCAGGCCTGAATgactttattatttatttttgttaccTAATTTCAAAGACTTGACTTtgtaaacaaaaaaagcaatgcAAGGGGATCAGCTGCTTTCAAAGTGCTAACATGGCTGGTCTTGGCACTTAGAGCTTATTGAGCTCATCACTGAGGGAGTCAAATTAGAAATGTACAGTCAGGTGCTGGCAGGGGGGCTGGCTCACTGATCAGttgattttgcttttattaatcAGTTGATTTGCCTTTTCTCATCTGGAAATGGCTATAAGTATTTCCTTGTACAATTTGCTTTTTGAAGTCTGTTCCCTCTTAGTGTTGGGACAGCAGTTCTGAGCACTCAGTGTTCATTTTTCGAGTGCAGATAAACAGAAtgttatttttttggttttccaaAAGCAAAGGATTCTGATTCCACCCAACTTGTGAGGCTTTACAGGCCGCAGGTGGCTCTTACCTGGTGCTGTGTGAGCTggtgcctgtccccagctggcCTTAGTTCATAATTCTTGTTGTTTCCTTTCACTTCATCGTCTTGGGAGTGATCCTCAGACAAACACACTTTGCTTGTGCCAActctgcctcccagctctcacaCCTCAGCAGGGTGAGAAGAGGGGGTTTGTCATTCATGTTAAACTTGGGAGCTGTTTAACAACAAAGGGGTGAGCATCCCCTCCCTTACCCGGCCAGAATAACACAATTACAGAGCCAGAATtagccctgctcccctctgagGTGCTCTGTGAACCACCCGGCTCCCCTCTGCCTGCGGGGCACAaagcaggggctggcacaggggagtTTGGGGCTTTTGACTCCCAAAGTGTTTCTTTGCACTGATTGCCACTTTATAGGTTGGGGGTGCCTGAAATCCCTCTCATGGTGCTTCTCCTCGCTGTTGGGTGACACTGGTAGTCCTCGAGCTCTGTGttctctttggtttttttgttgtctgAGGTCTTTTGTTTTGAGAAAATCAATCAAGTTGTTGTAGCAGCTGCGGGGTCGTTCCACCAGCGTGACACGAAGTCAAGACACTTTTCAGCacttgggaaagatttttttgttgttttttccatgtttttcctttaaaaactgtaaaatatattttatggaGAATTTATAATGAGGAAAATTATTGTGTAATTTATTAAGTTCATGACTGTTTTTGAAATAAAACCTTGAATTTCGATGAAGTTTTAGGAAGTGCTTTCAGTGCAGTGTCAGTGCTGCcctccagggacagccctgagaAACCTTGGGAGTGGAGCTGAGGAAACATTACTTATCCATGACAGGAAAGTGTGGCCCTCATTTGCATGTTTTTAATTAGCAGCGCTCTGGATGGAGGGATCTGCAGGCTGGAAATGCTGTGAGTAAGTTTCTGTTGGAATTTCTTACACCCACAGCAAACCcgagcccagccctgtgccctgtgggtTCCTGTGCCAGGAATTCCAACCTGGCAGGAGCCTGGTACTTGGGTCAGTgcagtttgggtttgggttcATTATTTTAGGAGTAGTAAAGAGGAAAGTCCCGCTTTTGGGTTGGTTCTAAGAGTGGTGATTTTAAATAGAGGCGCAAGCTGAATTCCTTCCCCACAAAATGAAGAATAGTAAACCTGAGATTATATAGACCcacacatatatgtgtatatataatatatattatatatatgctGTACTTCAAATATATTTAGCCTGTAGGGAGGGTGTGGAAATGTGCAGGGAGATGCCCTGGTGCAGAAATGAGATATAATTAAAGCTCAttgggctgggagagcccagccccagaggttcaggctccagcctgcccttccccattcccagggctgggagctcacCCTGTTggtgtttttggtttgttttggtccAACCAGAGctgggttttggttggttttggtccAACCCGAGTttccctggggctctgtgggggaGGAAGAGCCCTTGGGAGGTTGCTCAGCTGCTCCCCTCCttggggcacagccagcccggGGTTTGGGGGCTTTTCCCTTTCTCACAGCCCCTGGCTCCGTGCTTTGGGTCCCTCCTGGTGCTTTGGGCACAGAAGGGCCCAGGGAGAGCCAGTGAGGAATTTAAACACCAGCCTCGGTGGTGTGGGTGGTGCTGCCAGGGTTCCCCTTTCCtgccaaggaaattgctgtgctgcagcccaggaaaggcacagggatgtgcccaGAATGCCACAAACCCCCCAGAGTGTCTGAGGGACGCGGGTGAGGTGGGAACACCAGCccgagctgctgcaggtgctgctcgGGAGCTCTGGAAGGGCTTGGGGAAATCTGAAACCCCATTTCTAGGAGCAGGGAGGTGTCAAGTGACCGCTGCTGGAAGAGGAGCCCAGCCCGGGCTGTTCCTGTTCGTTCCAGAGACTCCTTCGCCCTCAGGTTTGGGATGGAACCAGATGCAACCTGAAAACccttgcagcagtgctgggttcaGGCTCCATGCTGACCCTGGGCTGGTTCCCTCAGCCCCggcagctcctcctgtccctgtcctggctgtccctgtgtccctgtgccgtGGCTTTGGAGCCTTTTGGGgttggagcagccccaggaactcgtcctggctgtccctgtgtccctgtgccatggctTTGGCGCCTTTTGGGGTTGAAGCAGCCCCAGGAACtcgtcctgtccctgtcctggctgtccctgtgtccccagccctgctctgccgcGGCTTTGGAGCCCTTTGGGgttggagcagccccagggccgcTCCCGCCCCAACCTGCCCCGACACGCGGTGCCTGCTCGGCCGGGCACTGCGCTGCTCTCGGGTTCATTCGTGCCCCTTTGAACCCTGAGGTTTGAAACTCGTCGGACAAGCTCCCATCACCACCCTGTCCCGAGGGAAGCCCGAGCCTCTCTGGCGTTGGCCTTTCCCGTGGGGGAATCCGGGGGCAGATCCCAGAGCTGCCGAGGGTTTCTCCATCGCCGGCCTGGTCCTGTTCCCTGTCCTCCCCCAGATTCGCTCCGGTGCGGCCTCACCGAGTGCTGCCGGCTGTGCTGCTCTCCGGGTTTATTACAGGGGTGATCTGGACgtcactggggttttttccagcctgcagagctcagaCCAGGCCTGGCccctctccccctgcccaggcccCATCTCAGGCCCCGTTTTCCCGCACA from the Melospiza georgiana isolate bMelGeo1 chromosome 24, bMelGeo1.pri, whole genome shotgun sequence genome contains:
- the PDIK1L gene encoding serine/threonine-protein kinase PDIK1L; amino-acid sequence: MVSSQPKYDLIREVGRGSYGVVYEALVRRTCARVAVKKIRCHAPENVELALREFWALSSIKSQHPNVIHLEECILQKDGMVQKMAHGSSSSLYLQLVETSLKGEIAFDPRSAYYLWFVMDFCDGGDMNEYLLSRKPSRKTNTSFMLQLSSALAFLHKNQIIHRDLKPDNILISQGRAPAEPTLKVADFGLSKVCSASGHSAEEPVSVNKCFLSTACGTDFYMAPEVWEGHYTAKADIFALGIIIWAMLERITFVDTETKKELLGSYVRQGAAIVPVGEALLENPKMELLIPVKKKSMNARMKQLIKEMLAANPQDRPDAFELELRLVNIAFRDSSWDT